The genomic region GCCGGCGATCCCGTGCTCCACCAAGGCCGCCAGTACCAGATGCACGGCGGCCTGCCCCCCTTCGAGCACCCGCCGGTGGAGCTCGGCCTCGGCGTCCTGCGCCCCGCCGCCGCCCGCCTGGCAGGTGAGCTGGCCGACTCCGCGATCACCTGGATGACCCCGCCGGACTACCTGCGCACCGTGCTCCGCCCGGAAATCGAGGCCGCCGCGGCACAAGCCGGTCGCCCCGCGCCCAGGATCGTCACGGTGGTGCACGTCGCGGTCCGCCGACCGGGCCGCAACCCGCACCAGGTGGCGCTCACCGCCGCCCGGGAACACCTGGCCGCCCCGCACTACACCGACATGCTCCGCCGCGCGGGCCTGCGCGTGCACCCCATGCAGCCGGGCCTGAGCGCGCGGGCGCTGGTCGACGGCGGCGTGGTGCTCACCGGCACCCTGTCCGAGATCGCGGCCGGGGTGCGGCGCTACCACGAGGCCGGGGCAGACGAGGTGGTACTGAACACCGCGGGCGTGCGCATGCTGGAAGGCCGGGAGGCCGCACTCAGGGACCTGCGGGCGATTCTGGCGGAGGTGACCACGTCGGATTCTCGCCAGCCAACCGACGCCGGGCTTGCCTAGCCTCACCGACATGAGTGCCGAGATCGTCCAACAGGCCTGGCAGACCTTCCGGACCCGCGACCCCGAACGCAT from Crossiella sp. CA-258035 harbors:
- a CDS encoding LLM class flavin-dependent oxidoreductase, with product MRTSIILPVMPEQPDDLTPFAELVRDTPAHRLWQGQSLGLETHQAFAYLAGQGFQLPVGTSVTLTALRHPYEAALQARSLARLTGHPMVLGIGAGTPELVESLHGKAYPSPLTALADYLTILRGLLAGDPVLHQGRQYQMHGGLPPFEHPPVELGLGVLRPAAARLAGELADSAITWMTPPDYLRTVLRPEIEAAAAQAGRPAPRIVTVVHVAVRRPGRNPHQVALTAAREHLAAPHYTDMLRRAGLRVHPMQPGLSARALVDGGVVLTGTLSEIAAGVRRYHEAGADEVVLNTAGVRMLEGREAALRDLRAILAEVTTSDSRQPTDAGLA